A single Deinococcus aerophilus DNA region contains:
- a CDS encoding HAD family hydrolase has product MEAGTPQYERLSQGWQDHFQRGELPNVRPQPGARELVEALRRKGLKLIVGTSGEESVVQSLLDRADVADLLPERTTASDEEDSKPAPDIVRAALNKLGLSPGEVLMVGDTPYDIESARRSGVDTLALRCGGDSRLEEAVAVYDHPLDWLTHLEDLPLG; this is encoded by the coding sequence GTGGAGGCGGGCACCCCGCAGTACGAGCGCCTCAGCCAGGGTTGGCAGGACCATTTTCAGCGGGGAGAGCTGCCGAATGTGCGCCCGCAGCCGGGGGCACGCGAGCTGGTCGAGGCCCTGCGCCGCAAGGGGCTGAAGCTGATCGTGGGGACCTCGGGAGAAGAGAGCGTCGTCCAGAGTCTGCTGGACCGCGCGGACGTGGCCGACCTGTTGCCCGAGCGCACCACCGCCTCCGACGAGGAGGACTCCAAGCCGGCCCCCGACATCGTGCGGGCCGCGCTGAACAAACTGGGCCTGTCGCCCGGTGAGGTCCTGATGGTGGGCGACACGCCCTACGACATCGAGAGTGCGCGCCGCAGCGGGGTGGACACGCTCGCCCTGCGCTGCGGCGGCGATTCACGGCTGGAGGAAGCGGTGGCAGTCTACGACCATCCGCTGGACTGGCTGACCCATCTGGAAGACCTGCCGCTGGGCTGA
- a CDS encoding zinc-dependent alcohol dehydrogenase yields the protein MRAVLWQGTNHIGVETVPDPTLLLQSDVIVRVTSTAICGSDLHLLDGYIPSMEKGDILGHEFMGEIVEVGRDVSKVKVGDRVIMPFNLACGVCEPCQRGLFSACDNSNPNHRMAEALYGATSASGLFGYSHLFGGYAGGQAQFVRVPFADVSCFPIQSDLRDDQVLFLTDIFPTGYQAAENCGIQPGRDVVAVFGAGPVGQFAARSAQMLGAAHVIVIDRVPERLALAEAAGMQTINYEREDVLVALHEATGGRGPDHTIDAVGLEAHGHGPGALLDTAEQKLRLSFDRITALRWAILSCAKGGTVSMPGVYGGLVDKLPLGSAFGKGLTLKMGQTHTHRYVRPLLSRIEGGEIDPSFVITHRAPLSQAPDLYKTFRDKKDGCIKVVLDPWA from the coding sequence ATGAGGGCGGTCTTATGGCAGGGCACCAACCACATCGGCGTTGAAACGGTTCCCGATCCCACGCTGCTGCTGCAGAGCGACGTCATTGTGCGCGTCACGTCCACGGCCATCTGCGGCTCGGACCTGCACCTGCTCGACGGCTACATCCCGAGCATGGAAAAGGGCGACATTCTGGGCCACGAATTCATGGGCGAGATCGTCGAGGTCGGGCGCGATGTCAGCAAGGTGAAGGTGGGCGACCGCGTGATCATGCCCTTCAACCTCGCCTGCGGGGTGTGCGAGCCATGCCAGCGCGGCCTGTTCAGCGCCTGCGACAACTCCAACCCGAACCACCGCATGGCCGAGGCGCTGTACGGCGCGACCAGTGCCAGCGGCCTGTTCGGGTACTCGCACCTGTTCGGCGGCTATGCGGGCGGACAGGCCCAGTTCGTGCGGGTGCCGTTTGCCGACGTGAGCTGCTTTCCGATCCAGTCGGACCTGCGCGACGATCAGGTGCTGTTTCTCACCGATATCTTCCCGACCGGATATCAGGCCGCCGAGAACTGCGGAATTCAGCCGGGCCGTGACGTGGTGGCCGTGTTCGGCGCCGGGCCGGTGGGGCAGTTCGCCGCCCGCAGCGCCCAGATGCTCGGGGCCGCCCACGTGATCGTGATTGACCGGGTGCCCGAGCGTCTGGCCCTGGCCGAGGCCGCGGGCATGCAGACCATCAACTACGAGCGTGAGGACGTTCTCGTGGCCCTGCATGAGGCCACCGGTGGACGCGGCCCCGACCACACCATTGACGCGGTGGGTCTGGAGGCCCACGGCCACGGTCCCGGGGCGCTGCTGGATACCGCCGAGCAGAAGCTGCGCCTGAGTTTTGACCGCATCACCGCGCTGCGCTGGGCGATCCTGAGCTGTGCCAAGGGAGGCACCGTCAGCATGCCGGGCGTGTACGGCGGACTGGTGGACAAGTTGCCCCTCGGGTCCGCCTTCGGCAAGGGGCTGACCCTCAAGATGGGCCAGACCCACACCCACCGCTACGTGCGCCCGCTGCTGTCGCGCATCGAGGGCGGCGAAATCGACCCGAGTTTCGTCATCACGCACCGCGCCCCGCTGAGCCAGGCTCCGGACCTATACAAGACCTTCCGCGACAAGAAGGACGGCTGTATCAAAGTGGTCCTCGACCCCTGGGCCTGA
- a CDS encoding SRPBCC family protein, which translates to MPAVERGVVGALGVFLLTAGLRGGSAWQRLVLGGLGAGLTAVAVTGSSPVATAFKVRQNEDGDVLVGDAVTVGKPADELYAIWRDFAGLPRLMKHLKRVEVLDERRSRWTVQAPAGYAGGEVSWEAEMTADQPGRRIAWRSLPGAAVENSGEVLFRPAPGDRGTEVIVRLTYRPPGGSVGALVARIAGQEPSQQLRDDLMRFKREQELGFHPTTQGQSSGRAGSSGQNAGRGGQA; encoded by the coding sequence ATGCCCGCGGTCGAGCGCGGAGTGGTCGGGGCGCTGGGAGTCTTTCTCCTCACGGCGGGCCTGCGCGGCGGTTCGGCGTGGCAGCGGCTGGTGCTGGGCGGCCTGGGCGCGGGACTGACTGCGGTGGCGGTCACGGGCAGCAGCCCGGTCGCGACTGCCTTCAAGGTCCGGCAGAACGAGGACGGCGATGTGCTGGTCGGCGACGCCGTGACCGTGGGCAAACCCGCAGACGAGCTGTATGCCATATGGCGCGACTTTGCCGGCCTGCCGAGGCTGATGAAGCACCTGAAGCGGGTGGAGGTGCTCGACGAGCGCCGCTCGCGCTGGACCGTTCAGGCCCCCGCCGGGTATGCGGGCGGTGAGGTGAGCTGGGAGGCCGAGATGACGGCCGATCAGCCGGGCCGCCGCATCGCGTGGCGTTCCCTGCCCGGCGCGGCGGTCGAGAACAGCGGCGAGGTGCTGTTTCGCCCCGCCCCCGGGGACCGCGGCACCGAGGTGATCGTGCGCCTTACGTACCGTCCGCCGGGCGGCAGCGTCGGCGCCCTGGTGGCACGCATCGCCGGGCAGGAGCCGTCGCAGCAGCTGCGCGACGACCTGATGCGCTTCAAACGCGAACAGGAACTCGGGTTTCATCCCACCACGCAGGGGCAGAGCAGCGGGCGGGCCGGGTCCTCCGGTCAGAACGCAGGCCGGGGAGGCCAGGCATGA